In Sphingomonas sp. JUb134, the sequence GCTCAGCACCAGCCGGTCGGCGCCCTGGGCGCGGGCGGTGGCGAGCGCCCAGTCCATCAGCGCTGGCGCCACGCCTTCACCCTGCCAAGGGCCGAGCACGTACAGCTGGTGCAGCTCGACGGTCCGCGCACCCCAGTCGCCCGGGAAAACGACGGGGCCCAGCTTGGCGAAGCCGGCGATCGCGCCGCCTTCCGCCTCGGCCAGCCGCATCTTGTAGGCCGGATCCGACAGATGCGAAGGCAGGCCGTTCTCGCCGAAGGTGGCGTCGAGGAACGCAGCCAGATCAGAGGCGCGGTAGAGCGTGCCGAAGGTGTCGCAGTAGCAGCGCTTCGCCATCTCCGACAGCGCCGGCCCGTCCGCCGGCAGCGCGTCGCGCAGGATCATGCGAACCCCGCCGGCGCCGGCCAGTCGGGCGCGGTGACGGCGATCGCCTTGAACAGCTCGCCCATCTTGTCGGGCGCGACCAGCCGCTGGCGATCGTCGGCGATCTGCTGCGCGCGCTCCGGGCTGGCGAGCGCGAGCGTCGCCACCCGCGCGTCGATGCCGAGCGCGGTCAGCCAGAACCCCTGTTCGAGCGGGCCATATCCCTTGGCGTCCTCGACCCGTGCGGCCTCCAGCAATGTCCCGAAGTCGACATGGGCGGTGAGGTCCACCTCGCCGGGCGTGTCGAACGGATTGGCGAATTGATGCTCGCGCACCGCCTGCAGCGAGTCGCCGATCGCGGGCCCGGTGTAGCCATAGTCGATCACCAGCGCGGTGCCGCCCTGCGCCACCAGCCGCTTCGCCAGCTGGCGCATCACCGCGACGGCGGCGGGCGCCGTCTCCAGGATCGAGCCCGGGGGTGCGTCGCGCAGCGCCTCCGGCACGATCGGGTCGAAGCCGGTGGTGCCGGCGATCGGCAGGAACAGCGTGTCCTGGCAGGCGACCAGCCGCTCGCGCCAGCCCTCGACGGTCTTGATGAGTTGCCGGATGGGAAGGGCGTCGAAGAACTCGTTCGCCACCACCAGCAGCGCGCCGTCGTCGGGAACCCCGACCAGGTCGACGTGCCATTCGGCGTCGGGCACGCGCTCCTTCTGCGCGGCGCGCAGCGTGGCGCTCGTCTCGATGAAGTGCACCTGCGGCTTGAGCCCTGCGCTCGCCATGGCGCGCAACGCGTCGGCTGCCAGCGTTCCCCGGCCCGGCCCGAGCTCGACATAGCGGGCGGGCGGCCGCCCGGCGCGGTGCCAGGCGTCGGCAAGCGCCAGCCCCACCAGTTCGCCGAACATCTGGCTGACTTCGGGCGCCGTCGTGAAGTCGCCCCGCGCGCCCAGCGGGTCGCGGCTGTTGTAATAATGGGCGTTCGCTGCGCCCATGAACTGGGACAGCGGGATCGGCCCGCCCAGCGTGATCGCGCGGGCGAGCCGGTCGGGGAGCGACCCCTCGCTCAAGCCACGCTCTCCGACCCCGCGATCGGCTCGATCCGCTGGCGGCGGCGATTGGCGGTGACGATCAGGTAGATGCCGCCCGCGATCATCGGCAGCGTCAGCCACTGGCCCATGTGCAGCCCGGTCTGCCGCGCGAACTCCATCAGCTGCTCGTCCGCCTCGCGGAAGAACTCGACGAAGAAGCGGCTGAGGCCGTAGCCCAGCAGGAACCAGCCGACGAGCTTGCCCGGCT encodes:
- a CDS encoding GNAT family N-acetyltransferase, which produces MILRDALPADGPALSEMAKRCYCDTFGTLYRASDLAAFLDATFGENGLPSHLSDPAYKMRLAEAEGGAIAGFAKLGPVVFPGDWGARTVELHQLYVLGPWQGEGVAPALMDWALATARAQGADRLVLSVYVDNHRAQRFYARYGFVEVGRYEFVVGEQVDDDRIWSLDL
- a CDS encoding class I SAM-dependent methyltransferase — translated: MSEGSLPDRLARAITLGGPIPLSQFMGAANAHYYNSRDPLGARGDFTTAPEVSQMFGELVGLALADAWHRAGRPPARYVELGPGRGTLAADALRAMASAGLKPQVHFIETSATLRAAQKERVPDAEWHVDLVGVPDDGALLVVANEFFDALPIRQLIKTVEGWRERLVACQDTLFLPIAGTTGFDPIVPEALRDAPPGSILETAPAAVAVMRQLAKRLVAQGGTALVIDYGYTGPAIGDSLQAVREHQFANPFDTPGEVDLTAHVDFGTLLEAARVEDAKGYGPLEQGFWLTALGIDARVATLALASPERAQQIADDRQRLVAPDKMGELFKAIAVTAPDWPAPAGFA